One stretch of Pseudomonas fluorescens Q2-87 DNA includes these proteins:
- the mreB gene encoding rod shape-determining protein MreB, which produces MFKKLRGMFSSDLSIDLGTANTLIYVRERGIVLNEPSVVAIRTHGNQKSVVAVGTEAKRMLGRTPGNIAAIRPMKDGVIADFSVCEKMLQYFINKVHENSFLQPSPRVLICVPCKSTQVERRAIRESALGAGAREVFLIEEPMAAAIGAGLPVEEARGSMVVDIGGGTTEIALISLNGVVYAESVRVGGDRFDEAIITYVRRNYGSLIGESTAERIKQEIGTAYPGGEVREVDVRGRNLAEGVPRAFTLNSNEVLEALQESLATIVQAVKSALEQSPPELASDIAERGLVLTGGGALLRDLDKLLAQETGLPVIVAEDPLTCVARGGGRALEMMDKHTMDLLSSE; this is translated from the coding sequence ATGTTCAAGAAACTGCGTGGCATGTTTTCCAGCGATCTTTCCATTGACCTGGGCACTGCCAACACCCTTATTTACGTGCGCGAGCGCGGTATCGTCCTGAATGAACCCTCGGTCGTGGCCATCCGCACCCACGGTAACCAGAAAAGTGTCGTGGCTGTCGGTACGGAAGCCAAGCGCATGCTGGGCCGTACACCGGGCAACATCGCGGCCATTCGTCCCATGAAGGACGGCGTGATCGCCGACTTCAGCGTCTGCGAAAAGATGCTGCAGTACTTCATCAACAAGGTTCACGAAAACAGCTTCCTGCAGCCCAGCCCTCGCGTGCTGATCTGCGTGCCATGCAAATCCACCCAGGTGGAGCGTCGCGCCATCCGTGAATCGGCCCTCGGTGCCGGTGCCCGCGAAGTATTCCTGATCGAAGAGCCAATGGCAGCTGCCATCGGTGCCGGCCTGCCGGTGGAAGAAGCCCGCGGCTCGATGGTTGTCGATATCGGCGGTGGTACCACCGAAATCGCACTGATCTCCCTCAACGGTGTGGTCTATGCCGAATCCGTACGTGTGGGCGGCGACCGTTTCGACGAAGCGATCATTACCTACGTGCGTCGCAACTACGGCAGCCTGATCGGCGAATCCACCGCCGAACGCATCAAGCAGGAAATCGGCACTGCCTACCCGGGCGGTGAAGTGCGCGAAGTCGACGTCCGCGGCCGCAACCTGGCCGAAGGCGTTCCACGTGCCTTCACCCTCAATTCCAACGAAGTGCTCGAAGCGCTGCAAGAGTCGCTGGCGACCATCGTGCAAGCGGTCAAGAGCGCCCTGGAGCAGTCGCCGCCGGAGTTGGCCTCGGACATCGCTGAGCGCGGCCTGGTGCTGACCGGTGGTGGCGCGCTGCTGCGTGACCTCGACAAGCTGCTGGCCCAGGAAACCGGCCTGCCGGTGATCGTGGCCGAAGACCCGTTGACCTGCGTTGCTCGCGGCGGTGGCCGTGCATTGGAAATGATGGACAAGCACACCATGGACCTGCTCTCCAGCGAATAA
- the mreD gene encoding rod shape-determining protein MreD — MSSTQSGNGWMVWLTFAIGLLLSVSPLPQFMEILRPLWLALLLAFWALALPHKVGMVTAWCLGLAEDVLYGTLLGQNALILTLITFLVLSLQQRLRMFPMWQQCLVILVIFGLAQLVQLWLSALTGNRQPTLALVLPALVSALLWPWISFGLRGLRLRFKIN, encoded by the coding sequence ATGAGCAGTACCCAATCCGGTAACGGCTGGATGGTCTGGCTGACCTTCGCCATCGGCCTGCTGCTCAGCGTTTCGCCGCTGCCGCAGTTCATGGAGATCCTGCGCCCGCTGTGGCTGGCCTTGTTGCTCGCATTTTGGGCGTTGGCCCTGCCGCACAAGGTCGGCATGGTCACCGCCTGGTGTCTGGGCCTGGCCGAAGACGTGCTCTACGGCACGCTGCTGGGGCAGAACGCGTTGATCCTGACGCTGATCACCTTCCTGGTGCTGTCGTTGCAGCAGCGCCTGCGCATGTTCCCCATGTGGCAGCAATGCCTGGTCATCCTGGTGATTTTCGGCCTGGCGCAACTGGTACAGCTGTGGCTCAGCGCGCTGACCGGCAATCGCCAGCCGACCCTGGCGCTGGTCTTGCCAGCCCTGGTCAGTGCTTTGCTCTGGCCCTGGATCAGCTTCGGCCTACGGGGCTTGCGCCTGCGTTTCAAAATCAACTGA
- the mreC gene encoding rod shape-determining protein MreC: MKPLFAKGPSLGVRLLVLAVLSVALMVVDARFTLLKPVRSQMSLVLMESYWITDLPQRLWQGVASQFGSRTELVAENEKLKTENLLLQGRMQKLAALTEQNVRLRELLNSSALVNEKVEVAELIGMDPNPFTHRILINKGERDGVVLGQPVLDARGLMGQVVELMPYTSRVLLLTDTTHSIPVQVNRNGLRAIASGTGNPERLELRHVADTADIKEGDLLVSSGLGQRFPAGYPVATVKEVIHDSGQPFAIVRAVPTAALNRSRYLLLVFSDNRTPEERANDAAVAQEAQDRQGGEPAASGTPAPVPAIVPKPAAPAPAATAPATTPTAAPTAPTPARPSGHAPAVAPAVPATTSTRPSAHAPAAQPAKPAAKPPVSTPAAAPASRGAREE; encoded by the coding sequence ATTAAACCGCTTTTCGCCAAAGGCCCCTCATTGGGTGTGCGCCTGCTGGTGCTGGCCGTGCTATCGGTTGCGCTGATGGTGGTCGATGCCCGTTTTACGCTGCTCAAGCCTGTGCGCAGCCAGATGTCGCTGGTGTTAATGGAATCCTATTGGATCACCGACCTGCCCCAGCGTTTGTGGCAAGGTGTGGCCAGTCAGTTTGGCAGCCGGACCGAACTGGTCGCCGAAAACGAAAAACTCAAGACCGAAAACCTGCTGTTGCAGGGGCGCATGCAGAAGCTGGCGGCCCTCACCGAGCAGAACGTACGGCTGCGCGAGTTGCTCAACTCTTCTGCGCTGGTCAACGAAAAGGTCGAAGTGGCCGAATTGATCGGCATGGACCCCAATCCGTTTACCCATCGCATCCTCATCAACAAGGGTGAGCGCGACGGCGTCGTCCTCGGCCAGCCGGTGCTCGATGCCCGGGGCCTGATGGGCCAGGTCGTGGAGTTGATGCCGTACACGTCCCGCGTGCTGTTGCTGACCGATACCACCCATAGCATCCCGGTGCAGGTCAATCGCAACGGCCTGCGCGCCATTGCCAGCGGCACCGGCAACCCGGAACGCCTGGAATTGCGGCACGTAGCCGATACCGCTGACATCAAGGAAGGCGACCTGCTGGTCAGCTCCGGCCTCGGTCAGCGCTTCCCGGCCGGTTATCCGGTGGCGACGGTCAAGGAAGTCATCCATGATTCCGGCCAGCCTTTTGCCATCGTGCGTGCGGTGCCGACGGCCGCGCTGAATCGCAGCCGCTACCTGCTGTTGGTGTTCAGCGACAATCGCACGCCGGAAGAACGCGCCAACGACGCCGCCGTAGCCCAGGAAGCACAGGACCGCCAGGGCGGCGAGCCAGCTGCTTCCGGCACACCGGCGCCAGTGCCCGCCATCGTGCCGAAACCGGCAGCCCCTGCACCGGCCGCGACGGCCCCGGCAACGACACCGACTGCCGCACCCACTGCACCTACACCGGCCAGGCCTTCCGGTCATGCGCCGGCTGTCGCGCCCGCTGTACCCGCCACGACATCCACCCGGCCTTCGGCACACGCGCCAGCGGCCCAGCCCGCCAAGCCCGCAGCCAAGCCGCCCGTCTCCACGCCGGCTGCCGCGCCGGCCTCCAGGGGAGCACGAGAAGAATGA
- the tldD gene encoding metalloprotease TldD, producing MSGLLSSVSEHLLAPGGVTLESLQGVLGDLAGPGIDAADLYFQGQISESWSLEDGIVKEGSFNLDQGVGVRAQSGEKTGFAYSNAITLEALGAAARAARSISRAGQNGTVQAFSSQDVAQLYAPDNPLEVMSRAEKVELLKRIDVATRALDPRIQQVSVSMAGVWERILVASTDGGLAADVRPLVRFNVSVIVEQNGRRERGGHGGGGRTDYRYFLTEDRAMGYAREALRQALVNLEAIPAPAGTLPVVLGSGWSGVLLHEAVGHGLEGDFNRKGSSAYSGRMGEMVASKLCTIVDDGTLAGRRGSLSVDDEGTPTECTTLIENGVLKGYMQDKLNARLMGVARTGNGRRESYAHLPMPRMTNTYMLGGQSDPAEIIASVKRGIYCANLGGGQVDITSGKFVFSTSEAYLIEDGKITAPVKGATLIGNGPEAMSKVSMVGNDLSLDSGVGTCGKDGQSVPVGVGQPTLKIDAITVGGTGA from the coding sequence ATGAGCGGGTTGTTGTCCTCAGTCAGTGAACACCTTCTTGCCCCCGGCGGCGTCACCCTGGAAAGCCTGCAAGGCGTACTGGGCGACCTGGCCGGTCCGGGCATCGACGCTGCCGACCTGTATTTCCAGGGGCAGATTTCCGAGTCCTGGTCGCTGGAAGACGGCATCGTCAAGGAAGGCAGTTTCAACCTCGACCAAGGTGTGGGCGTACGGGCCCAGTCCGGTGAAAAGACCGGTTTTGCCTATAGCAACGCCATCACTCTCGAAGCCTTGGGCGCTGCTGCCCGTGCGGCCCGCTCGATCTCCCGGGCCGGGCAGAACGGCACGGTCCAGGCCTTCAGCAGCCAGGACGTGGCGCAGTTGTACGCGCCGGATAACCCCCTGGAAGTCATGAGCCGCGCGGAAAAGGTCGAATTGCTCAAGCGCATCGACGTCGCCACCCGTGCCCTCGACCCCCGTATCCAGCAAGTCTCGGTGAGCATGGCCGGGGTCTGGGAGCGCATCCTGGTGGCGTCCACCGATGGCGGCCTGGCGGCGGACGTGCGACCGTTGGTGCGATTCAACGTCAGCGTGATCGTCGAACAGAATGGCCGTCGCGAACGTGGCGGCCATGGTGGCGGTGGACGCACCGATTACCGCTATTTCCTCACTGAAGACCGCGCCATGGGCTACGCCCGCGAAGCGCTGCGCCAGGCGCTGGTCAACCTCGAAGCTATCCCGGCCCCGGCGGGTACGCTGCCGGTGGTGCTGGGCTCCGGCTGGTCCGGTGTACTCCTGCATGAAGCGGTGGGCCATGGCCTGGAAGGAGACTTCAACCGCAAGGGCAGTTCGGCCTACAGCGGACGCATGGGCGAAATGGTCGCCTCGAAACTCTGCACCATCGTCGATGACGGCACCCTGGCCGGGCGCCGCGGCTCCTTGAGCGTCGACGACGAGGGCACTCCAACCGAATGCACCACGCTGATCGAGAACGGCGTGCTCAAGGGCTACATGCAGGACAAGCTCAACGCCCGGCTGATGGGCGTGGCCCGTACCGGCAATGGCCGCCGCGAATCCTACGCGCACCTGCCGATGCCGCGCATGACCAACACCTACATGCTGGGTGGCCAGAGCGACCCTGCGGAAATCATCGCTTCGGTGAAAAGGGGCATCTATTGCGCCAACCTCGGCGGTGGCCAAGTGGACATCACCAGCGGCAAATTCGTCTTCTCCACCAGCGAGGCCTACCTGATCGAAGACGGCAAGATCACCGCCCCGGTCAAGGGCGCGACCCTGATCGGCAACGGACCGGAGGCGATGAGCAAGGTATCGATGGTCGGCAACGATTTGAGTTTGGACAGCGGCGTAGGGACGTGTGGCAAGGACGGGCAATCGGTGCCGGTGGGTGTCGGCCAGCCGACCTTGAAGATCGACGCGATTACCGTGGGTGGCACGGGCGCGTGA
- a CDS encoding carbon-nitrogen hydrolase family protein yields MPLAVIQMVSQSDVLANLARARVLLEQAAAGGARLAVLPENFAAMGRRDIADIGRAEAFGQGPILPWLKQAARDLNLWIVAGTLPLPPVERPEAKVHACSLLIDDRGQVVARYDKLHLFDVDVADNRGRYRESDDYAYGGNVVVADTPVGKVGLTVCYDLRFPELYSELRAAGAELITAPSAFTAVTGAAHWDVLIRARAIETQCYVLAAAQGGLHPGPRETFGHAAIVDPWGRVLAQQDQGEAVLVAERDSSEQASIRARMPVASHRRFFSQGARQRPVQDDEFKA; encoded by the coding sequence ATGCCACTCGCAGTGATTCAAATGGTCAGCCAGAGCGACGTGCTCGCCAACCTGGCCCGTGCCCGCGTGCTGCTGGAACAGGCGGCGGCTGGCGGCGCGCGGTTGGCGGTGTTGCCTGAAAATTTTGCCGCCATGGGGCGGCGGGACATCGCCGACATCGGTCGCGCCGAAGCCTTTGGTCAGGGACCGATCCTGCCCTGGTTGAAACAGGCCGCCCGCGACCTCAACTTATGGATTGTGGCCGGCACGCTGCCGCTGCCGCCGGTGGAGCGACCCGAAGCCAAGGTCCACGCCTGTTCGTTGTTGATCGACGATCGAGGCCAAGTCGTGGCGCGCTATGACAAGCTGCACCTGTTCGACGTAGACGTGGCGGACAATCGCGGGCGCTATCGCGAGTCTGATGACTATGCTTATGGCGGCAATGTGGTGGTCGCCGACACCCCGGTAGGAAAGGTTGGCCTGACGGTCTGCTATGACTTGCGTTTCCCGGAGCTGTACAGCGAACTGCGGGCGGCCGGGGCCGAGTTGATCACGGCGCCCTCGGCGTTTACGGCGGTCACCGGCGCGGCGCATTGGGACGTGCTGATTCGCGCCCGGGCCATCGAAACCCAGTGTTATGTGCTGGCGGCGGCCCAAGGTGGGTTGCATCCGGGGCCACGGGAAACCTTTGGCCATGCCGCGATTGTCGACCCCTGGGGCCGCGTGCTGGCGCAACAGGATCAAGGCGAGGCTGTGCTGGTGGCCGAGCGCGACAGCAGCGAACAAGCGTCCATCCGGGCGCGCATGCCGGTGGCCAGCCATCGGCGCTTTTTCTCGCAGGGCGCTCGACAGCGGCCTGTCCAAGACGACGAATTCAAGGCGTAA
- the rng gene encoding ribonuclease G, whose translation MSEEILINITPMESRVAVVENGVLQEVHVERTQKRGIVGNIYKGKVVRVLPGMQAAFVDIGLDRAAFIHASEISMREGPAVESISALVHEGQSLVVQVTKDPIGSKGARLTTQLSIPSRYLVYMPRTAHVGISLKIEDEGERERLKQVVSDCVEKEGIKEAGGFILRTAAEGAGADEILMDIRYLRRLWDQIAAQIKTIATPSVIYEDLGLALRTLRDLVSPKIEKIRIDSRETFQKTTQFVAELMPEIADRLEHYPGERPIFDLYGVEDEIQKALERKVPLKSGGYLVVDPAEAMSTIDVNTGAFVGHRNLEETIFKTNLEAATAIARQLRLRNLGGIIIIDFIDMEDEEHQRQVLRTLEKQLERDHAKTNIIGITELGLVQMTRKRTRESLEQVLCEPCSSCQGRGKLKTPETVCYEIFREILREARAYQATGYRVLANQKVVDRLLDEESGNVAELEAFIGRTIRFQVETMYSQEQYDVVLL comes from the coding sequence ATGAGTGAAGAGATCCTGATCAACATCACGCCGATGGAATCGCGCGTGGCGGTGGTTGAAAACGGTGTGCTGCAAGAGGTTCACGTCGAGCGCACGCAAAAGCGTGGCATTGTCGGCAATATCTACAAAGGCAAGGTGGTGCGGGTGTTGCCGGGCATGCAGGCGGCTTTCGTCGACATCGGCCTGGACCGCGCGGCATTCATCCACGCGTCGGAAATCTCCATGCGCGAAGGCCCGGCAGTGGAGAGCATCAGCGCGCTGGTGCACGAAGGCCAGAGCCTGGTGGTGCAGGTCACCAAGGATCCGATTGGCTCCAAGGGCGCGCGGCTGACCACGCAATTGTCGATTCCGTCGCGCTACCTGGTGTACATGCCGCGTACCGCACATGTCGGCATTTCGCTGAAGATCGAAGACGAAGGCGAACGTGAACGTCTCAAGCAGGTCGTCAGCGACTGCGTGGAAAAAGAAGGCATCAAGGAAGCCGGTGGGTTCATCCTGCGCACTGCCGCCGAAGGGGCCGGGGCCGATGAAATCCTCATGGATATCCGCTACCTGCGCAGGCTCTGGGATCAGATCGCCGCGCAGATCAAGACCATCGCCACGCCCAGCGTGATCTACGAAGACCTGGGCCTGGCGCTGCGCACGCTGCGGGATCTGGTCAGCCCCAAGATCGAGAAGATCCGCATCGATTCCCGGGAAACCTTCCAGAAGACCACGCAGTTCGTGGCCGAGCTGATGCCGGAAATCGCCGACCGCCTCGAACATTACCCGGGCGAACGGCCGATTTTCGACCTCTACGGCGTCGAGGACGAAATCCAGAAAGCCCTGGAACGCAAGGTGCCGCTCAAGTCCGGCGGTTACCTGGTGGTCGATCCGGCCGAAGCCATGAGCACCATCGACGTTAACACCGGGGCGTTTGTCGGCCATCGCAACCTGGAAGAAACCATCTTCAAGACCAACCTGGAAGCGGCGACCGCCATTGCCCGCCAACTGCGCCTGCGCAACCTGGGTGGGATCATCATCATCGACTTCATCGACATGGAGGATGAAGAACATCAGCGCCAGGTGCTGCGCACCCTGGAGAAGCAGCTCGAGCGCGACCACGCCAAGACCAACATCATCGGCATTACCGAGTTGGGCCTGGTGCAGATGACCCGCAAGCGCACCCGCGAGAGCCTCGAGCAGGTGCTGTGCGAGCCCTGCAGCAGTTGCCAGGGGCGGGGCAAGCTGAAGACCCCGGAAACCGTGTGTTACGAAATCTTCCGGGAAATCCTCCGGGAAGCGCGCGCCTACCAAGCCACCGGTTATAGAGTGTTGGCGAACCAGAAAGTGGTGGATCGGCTGCTCGATGAGGAGTCCGGCAACGTCGCGGAGCTGGAAGCCTTTATCGGCCGCACGATTCGCTTCCAGGTAGAAACCATGTATTCGCAGGAACAATATGACGTGGTGTTGCTCTGA
- a CDS encoding Maf family protein, which translates to MKPLYLASGSPRRRELLTQIGVAFTAISADIDETPLKDETPSAYVERLARGKAEAGQRSLQEDGVDGCVLGADTAVVLDGRILGKPLDQADSLSMLLRLSGREHEVLTAIAVLDGQRCESHVVRSRVRFRAITEREAAAYWASGEPRDKAGGYGIQGLGAVFVAGLEGSYSAVVGLPLCETCELLGHFGIPCWQTLNAR; encoded by the coding sequence ATGAAACCGCTTTACCTCGCCTCAGGCTCGCCGCGTCGCCGTGAGCTGCTCACGCAGATCGGCGTAGCCTTTACCGCCATCAGCGCGGACATCGACGAAACTCCCCTGAAAGATGAAACCCCATCGGCCTATGTCGAGCGCTTGGCGCGCGGCAAGGCCGAGGCTGGGCAACGCTCCTTGCAAGAAGACGGCGTGGACGGCTGCGTATTGGGCGCTGACACGGCGGTGGTGCTGGATGGGCGGATCCTGGGCAAACCCCTGGACCAGGCCGACTCCTTGTCGATGCTCCTGCGCCTGTCCGGTCGCGAGCATGAAGTGTTGACTGCCATTGCCGTACTGGACGGGCAGCGTTGCGAATCCCATGTGGTCCGCAGTCGGGTGCGCTTTCGGGCCATCACCGAGCGGGAAGCGGCGGCCTACTGGGCCAGCGGCGAACCCCGGGACAAGGCCGGCGGCTACGGCATCCAGGGGTTGGGGGCAGTGTTCGTCGCCGGGCTGGAAGGCAGTTATTCAGCCGTGGTCGGCCTGCCACTGTGCGAAACCTGCGAGTTGTTGGGCCATTTCGGCATACCCTGTTGGCAAACCTTGAACGCGCGCTGA
- a CDS encoding YhdP family protein: MERLTRILAVLTRWGLSLCALLLVLLALYVSLGRELVPLVAEYRAEVETRAGAALGMPVHIGGLDGSWSALAPVLAARDVVVGEGANALHLDQVRAVPDLWASLLARQVRIANLEVSGLKISLKEGADGKWVLEGLPVQDDRPFDPQQLFDRMQVVSRLSVLDSQVTLQPLEQPPLTLTYVGLSLRTGATRQRLDARLTLPDGQPVAINLRTRIRASDWKNGEADAYLSLPQSDWAKWLPKRLTQQWNPSRIKAGGELWLSWGEGTVQSAAVRLNAPQLQGAYAERKPVDIHNLALNGYFQRSSQGFTATLDSLAMNLGETRWESRLQLQQSNATDKAEERWHLEADRLDLTPLTPLLNALAPLPEGLTTTIDRLKVTGGLRNVLVDYRPQNTGDQKVSFATNLDTVGFDAYHGAPAARNVSGSLSGDLGGGELRMDSKDFSLHLDPIFAKPWQYQQANARLTWKLDKQSFTLIAPYLKVLGEEGRIAGDFLIRLHLDHSQEDYMDLRVGLVDGDGRYTGKYLPAVLSPALDEWLRTAIVKGAVDQGFFQYQGSLNHGAEDAARSISLFFKVHDAELAFQPGWPSVSKVSGDVFVEDSGVRIFASQGQLLDTQVKDVSVNIPHVPSGQSSHLLLDGGFSGGLGDGLKILQTAPIGTAETFAGWEGEGDLQGSLKLDIPLVKGEQPKILVDFAVDKARLKLSEPALELTQLKGDLRFDSSKGLSGKGISARAFDRPVTAQIFAEGRAGALNTRVTASGQVEIKKLTSWLNVTQPLPVSGVVPYQLQVVLNGADSQLSVNSNLKGVAVDLPAPFGMAADVGRDTTLRMTLQGPERRFWVNYGDLANFTYAAPSENIADGRGELLLGIGDAVLPGAKGLRLRGTLSELDVRPWQDLVNKYAGQDPGGSAKQLLNSVDLTIGKLTAMGTTLDQASVQLDRKPDAWGMRLDSQQAKGSVSLPDAKAAPIGIKLDYVRLPAADPTVQADENAPDPLASVDPGKIPAMDIAIDQLFQGPDLIGAWSLKVRPTAKGITLNNLDMGLKGMVLNGSGGWEGTPGSTNSWYKGRISGKNLADVLKGWGFAPSVTSQEFRLDVDGRWPGSPAWVATKRFSGSLDASLSKGQFVEVEGSAQALRVFGLLNFNSIGRRLRLDFSDLFGKGLSYDRVKGLLVASEGVYVTREPITLTGPSSNLELNGTLDMVADRVDAKLLVTLPVTNNLPIAALIVGAPAVGGALFLIDKLIGDRVARFASVKYDVKGPWKEPKITFDKPF, translated from the coding sequence ATGGAGCGTCTGACACGCATTTTGGCTGTGCTGACCCGCTGGGGGCTGAGCCTGTGCGCGCTGCTGCTGGTGTTGCTGGCGTTGTATGTCAGTCTCGGACGCGAGTTGGTTCCACTGGTGGCCGAGTATCGCGCCGAGGTCGAGACACGAGCCGGCGCAGCCTTGGGCATGCCCGTGCACATCGGCGGTCTCGACGGGAGCTGGAGCGCCCTGGCACCGGTACTGGCGGCGCGCGACGTGGTAGTGGGCGAAGGGGCCAATGCCTTGCACCTGGACCAGGTTCGCGCGGTGCCTGACCTCTGGGCCAGCTTGCTGGCGCGCCAGGTGCGCATCGCCAATTTGGAAGTCAGCGGCCTGAAGATCAGTCTCAAGGAGGGCGCGGATGGTAAATGGGTCCTGGAAGGTTTGCCGGTGCAGGACGACCGTCCCTTCGATCCGCAGCAACTGTTCGATCGCATGCAAGTGGTGTCCAGGCTGTCGGTGCTCGATAGCCAAGTGACCTTGCAGCCCCTCGAACAACCGCCGCTGACCCTCACCTATGTTGGCTTGAGCCTGCGCACCGGCGCTACCCGCCAGCGCCTGGACGCACGCCTGACCCTGCCCGACGGCCAACCCGTGGCGATCAACCTGCGCACCCGCATTCGCGCCAGCGACTGGAAAAATGGCGAGGCCGATGCCTATCTGAGCCTGCCGCAAAGCGACTGGGCGAAATGGCTGCCGAAACGCCTGACTCAACAATGGAATCCTTCCCGGATCAAGGCCGGCGGCGAGCTGTGGCTGAGTTGGGGCGAAGGCACGGTGCAAAGCGCGGCCGTGCGGTTGAACGCGCCGCAGCTCCAAGGCGCGTACGCCGAGCGCAAACCGGTAGACATCCACAATCTGGCCCTCAACGGCTATTTCCAGCGCAGCAGCCAAGGCTTCACCGCGACCCTCGACTCCCTCGCGATGAACCTGGGCGAGACCCGTTGGGAATCGCGTCTGCAATTGCAACAGAGCAACGCCACGGACAAGGCCGAAGAGCGCTGGCACCTGGAGGCCGACCGCCTCGACCTGACCCCGCTCACCCCGCTGCTCAATGCCCTGGCGCCGCTGCCCGAGGGACTGACGACGACCATCGACCGCCTGAAGGTGACCGGTGGCCTGCGCAACGTGCTGGTGGATTACCGGCCGCAGAACACCGGGGACCAGAAAGTCAGTTTCGCCACCAACCTGGACACCGTGGGCTTTGACGCCTATCACGGCGCTCCGGCTGCCCGTAACGTATCCGGGAGCCTGAGCGGCGACCTCGGCGGCGGCGAGCTGCGCATGGACAGCAAGGATTTTTCCCTGCACCTGGACCCGATCTTCGCCAAACCGTGGCAGTACCAGCAAGCCAACGCCCGGCTGACCTGGAAGCTGGACAAGCAAAGTTTCACCTTGATCGCGCCGTACCTGAAGGTGCTGGGCGAGGAGGGCCGGATTGCCGGTGACTTCCTGATTCGCCTGCATCTGGACCACAGCCAGGAAGACTACATGGACCTGCGGGTCGGCCTGGTAGACGGCGACGGGCGCTACACCGGCAAATACCTGCCGGCGGTCCTCAGCCCGGCGCTGGACGAGTGGTTGCGCACGGCAATCGTCAAGGGCGCGGTAGACCAAGGTTTTTTCCAATACCAGGGCTCGCTCAACCACGGTGCCGAGGATGCGGCGCGCAGCATCAGCCTGTTCTTCAAGGTGCATGACGCTGAACTGGCGTTCCAGCCGGGCTGGCCTTCGGTCAGCAAGGTCAGCGGTGACGTTTTCGTCGAAGACAGCGGCGTGCGCATCTTTGCCAGCCAAGGGCAATTGCTCGATACCCAGGTCAAGGATGTGTCGGTGAACATCCCCCACGTACCCAGCGGACAGAGCTCGCACCTGCTGTTGGACGGTGGCTTCAGCGGAGGACTGGGCGACGGCCTGAAGATTCTCCAGACGGCACCGATCGGCACGGCCGAGACGTTCGCCGGTTGGGAAGGCGAGGGCGATCTGCAAGGCAGCCTGAAGCTCGACATCCCGCTGGTCAAAGGCGAACAACCGAAGATCCTGGTGGACTTCGCCGTCGACAAGGCCCGGCTCAAACTCAGCGAACCGGCGCTGGAACTGACCCAGCTCAAAGGCGATTTGCGTTTCGACAGCAGCAAGGGGCTCAGCGGCAAGGGCATCAGCGCCCGGGCATTCGACCGACCCGTGACCGCACAGATTTTTGCTGAGGGCCGCGCCGGAGCGCTTAACACACGGGTCACGGCTTCAGGGCAGGTGGAGATCAAGAAACTCACCAGTTGGCTGAACGTCACGCAGCCGTTGCCGGTTTCCGGGGTGGTGCCTTACCAGCTTCAAGTGGTCCTCAATGGCGCCGACAGCCAGTTGTCGGTGAATTCCAACCTCAAGGGCGTTGCCGTTGACCTGCCCGCGCCGTTCGGCATGGCGGCCGATGTCGGTCGCGACACAACGTTGCGCATGACCCTGCAAGGGCCGGAGCGACGCTTTTGGGTCAATTATGGCGACCTGGCCAATTTCACTTACGCCGCGCCGAGTGAAAACATTGCCGATGGACGTGGCGAATTGTTGCTGGGCATCGGCGATGCGGTCCTGCCTGGGGCCAAGGGCCTGCGCTTGCGCGGTACGCTCTCGGAACTGGACGTCAGACCCTGGCAGGACCTGGTGAACAAGTATGCCGGCCAAGACCCGGGCGGCAGTGCCAAGCAGTTGCTCAACAGTGTCGATTTGACCATTGGCAAGCTCACCGCCATGGGCACGACCCTGGACCAGGCGTCGGTGCAACTTGATCGCAAGCCGGACGCCTGGGGCATGCGGCTCGACAGCCAGCAAGCCAAGGGCAGCGTCAGCCTGCCAGACGCCAAGGCTGCGCCGATCGGCATCAAGCTCGACTATGTTCGCCTGCCAGCTGCGGATCCTACGGTCCAGGCGGATGAGAATGCGCCGGACCCGCTGGCATCGGTCGATCCCGGTAAGATCCCGGCCATGGATATCGCCATTGACCAGTTGTTCCAGGGACCCGATCTCATCGGTGCGTGGTCGTTGAAAGTACGACCCACGGCCAAGGGCATTACGCTGAACAATCTGGACATGGGCCTCAAGGGCATGGTGTTGAACGGCAGCGGCGGCTGGGAAGGTACGCCCGGGTCCACCAACAGTTGGTACAAGGGGCGCATCAGCGGCAAGAACCTCGCCGATGTGCTCAAGGGCTGGGGGTTTGCGCCAAGCGTGACCAGCCAGGAATTCCGCCTGGATGTCGATGGGCGCTGGCCCGGTTCGCCGGCCTGGGTCGCCACCAAACGATTCTCAGGTAGCCTCGATGCCTCGCTGAGCAAGGGGCAGTTCGTCGAAGTCGAAGGCAGCGCCCAGGCGTTGCGGGTGTTCGGCCTGCTGAACTTCAACTCCATCGGCCGACGCCTGCGCCTGGATTTCTCCGATTTGTTCGGCAAGGGCCTGAGCTACGATCGGGTCAAGGGGTTGCTGGTGGCGAGCGAAGGGGTGTACGTGACCCGTGAACCGATTACCCTGACAGGGCCGTCGAGCAACCTGGAACTCAACGGAACGCTGGACATGGTGGCCGACCGGGTTGACGCCAAGCTGCTGGTGACATTACCGGTGACCAACAACCTGCCCATCGCCGCGTTGATCGTTGGTGCACCGGCGGTGGGTGGGGCACTGTTCCTGATCGATAAACTGATCGGCGACCGCGTGGCGCGCTTTGCCAGCGTAAAATATGACGTCAAGGGGCCATGGAAGGAGCCGAAGATCACCTTCGACAAGCCGTTCTGA